TTTGCAGAGCCTCTGTGTCTCTAGAGGCTGTTCCAGCGGCTCTCGCTCAGGTCATAGGCGAGGAAGAACCAGACGCTGCGGTACTCCGGGTGCCCGTTGTCGCCCCAGCGGGTGGACAGCGCGTTGACCATGGCCAGCCCGCGCCCCGACTCCAGGTCCAGGTCGAGCCCACCCGGGCAAGGGGTGAGGGGGCCGCGCGGGATCGGGCGCAGGCTGCCCTGGTCCCGGCAGGTCAGGAGCATCCCGTCGCCTGCCCGCTCGACCACCAGGGTGTAGGAGGCCCCGAACTCGCTGGAGCGCGAGTGGGCAACGGCGTTGTTGGCCAACTCGGCACCCAGGAGGGTGAAGAGGTAGCGGTAGTCGGTGGACTGATCCGCCGCACACGTGCTCAGGAACATCCGGACCAGCGGCAGGAGGTTCGCGATGCCGGGGAAGCTGTGCTGGCGCTTGCGGAAGTGGAGCTGGTCCGCGTTCCCGGAGAAGTAGTGGGCGTGGAAGGGCTTGATGAAGCTGGCCAACGGGACCGTGACCTCGCTCCGCGCGAGCTCGGGGGCGAACGTGGGCATGACGAACACACTCCTTGGCATGACAAAGCACGAACAGGGGTGGGGGAAGGTCGCCCGTTGGAAGTTTCGTGAACCCACGACGCGCGGAACGGGCTAGGCATAGCCTTCAGCTCAAGAGTTCGACAACGAGCTTCCAGCTAGATTCCATCCTAGAATGAGAATCCCGCCAGTCAAGCGGTTCTCACAAGAATCCCGTTATGTCCGTTTAGGATTCCCCTATGACACAAAAGAGCCCGAATATTCGCCGCCGTCGACTTGGTCATGTATTGCGTGGCCTGCGAGAAGAAGCTGGACTCACGCTTGACGCGGCCGCCAAAGGCGCGGGGGTTCCCCGTTCCACCCTGGGCCGCATGGAGACCGCCGAGGCGCGCCGCCTGCGTCACACAGACCTGGACGCACTCGCTGACTTCTACGAGGTCGATCCAGAGACTCGGGGAGGCATGCACGGCCTGGCTCGTGAAGCGAAGGAGCCCGGCTGGTGGTCCAAGTACAAGGACGTCTTCGGCGAGCGAGCCCTTCCGGACTGGGAGGCTGAGGCTGCGGCCATTCGCACGTTTCAGCCGCAACTCATCCCCGGGCTCTTTCAGACTCCGAGCTACGCGGCCGCGATCTTCCGAGGCGGTCGAGCCACAGCGGACGAGAACATCGAGCGGTTGGTCGAAGCCCGGGTGAACCGTCAGCAGATCCTCAACCGGGTCCATCCGCCTCGAATGACAGCGGTGATCGATGAAGCTGCACTCCATCGCCTCGTAGGCGGCCGCGAGGTAATGAAAGAACAGCTAGAGCACCTTGGCCACCTCGCTGTTCGGCACAACATTGATGTCCAGGTATTGCCGTATACGGCTGGCGAGCACCTGGGGATGGAGGGGGCGTTCACCATCCTGGAGTTCCCTGAGCCCCGGGACACTCCCATCACGTTCGTGGAGACAGCGACTACGGGGCTTGCACTTGAAACTCCTGAAGAGCTTGACGCGTATAACGTGGCCTTCAGCAACGTCCAGGGGGTAGCGCTGTCCACTTCCCTGTCCGCCAAGTTCATCGACGATGCCGTCAAAGCACTGGAGAAGCAGACATGAGTCACCGGCTTGAGTTCCGGAAGAGCAGCTACAGCGGCCGGGGCCAGGACTGCGTCGAGGTTGCTCAGATCCCCACGACCTTCAGGAAGAGCACCCACAGCGGGCACGCCCAGAACTGCGTCGAGGTCGGTTCGCTCCCCTGCGGTGCGGCGCTCCGGGACTCGAAGCACCCCGACGCCGGTCACCTGCCCTTCCCCAAGAGCGAGTGGGCGTCCTTCCTCACCATCGCTCTCAAGTAGCCCACCCCCGAAGCCCCCAACAAACCAAAGCCCGGTCATGACCACCCTCTGGTCACTGCCGGGCTCCCTACGTTCGTTCCCCCGTTTCCCGCCGCTCGATGGTGGCCGTCTCCGCTGCGCGCGTCAAGGTCGTACGTCCTCGCTTCCAAGGCCGTTTAGTTAGCGCTCCAAGCCAGCTGTCAAGCCCGTAGCACCACCCCACCCAACACAAAGAACGGGACCTCCGATAAAAGCAGGAAATCGACCAAGATCCACCTGCCCCGGAGGCCCCGTTGCCCGACCAGTATGCCACCACCTCCCACACCCACACCCACACCCACACCATCACCGTGGCCGCCGGTATCTACGCCCCCGGCCACCTAGGCGAACTCACCCGCTACCTGCCCTTCGACCTCATCGACGCCGTCCTGGAACACACCCGCACCCAGCAACAACGACTGCGCGCTCTGCCCTCACGGGTCGGGGTCTACTTCGTGCTGGCCCTGAACCTGTTCCCCCACCTGGGATACGCCCGCGTCTGGGACACCCTCGTAGCGGGCCTGCAAAGCCTGCCCCTGCCCCGCCCCAGCCAGGCCGCGCTCGTGCACCTGCGCCGACGCCTGGGCCCCACCCCGTTCAAAACCCTCTTCCAGACCCTGGCGGCTCCCTTGGCCCAACCCACCACCCCCGGAACCCGCTACCGGCACTGGCGCACCGTGGCCTTCGACGCCTGCCACTCGATCAAAGCCCCCGACAGCGCACGCAACCTCACCTGGCTCCGCAAGATCTGCTACCAGCAAGGCACGGAAGGCTACCCCCGCCTGCAGATCACCGCCCTGTGCGAGACCGGTACCCGCTCCCTGCTGGGCGCCACCCTGACCCGCGCCCCCAGCGGCGAACCCGACCAGGCCCGCACCCTGCTCGACCGGCTCACCCCCCAGATGCTGGTCCTGGCCGACCAGGCCTACCAAGGCAACACCTTCCTGGGCGAGGTCGCCGACACCGGAGCCCAACTCCTGATCCGCCTGCGAGAACACCGCCGCCCCCGGGTGGAAACCCTGCTCCCGGACGGCTCTTACCTGACTCACCTGGACGGGCTCAAACTCCGCATCGTCCAAGCCCGCATCACCGCCACCACCCAGGACGGGACACAGGTCAGGGGCGTGTACCGGCTGGCCACCACCCTGCTGGACCACCGCACCGACCCCGCCCGGCAACTGCTGGCCCTGTACCACGAACGCTGGGAGGTGGAATCGGCCTTCTACTCCCTACGACACACCCTGCTGCACCGTCGTGTGCTGCGCTCCCAGGACCCGGCCGGCCTGGAGCAGGAGGTGTGGGCCCTGCTGGTGCTCTACCAGGCGCTGCGCATGCCCATGGTCGAGGCGGTGGAGTCCCGGCCAGGCACCCACGCCGATCGGGCCCCCTTCACCACCGCCCTGAACACCGCCCGTTGCCAGGTCATCACCGCCCAGCAGGTGCTGCCCGACCAAGACGCCCCCGGCCGAGGCGGGGGCATAGTCCAAGCGGTACGGGAGAACCTGCTCCCGGCCCGCCGTGCTCGGATCAGCGCACGCAAGCTCAAGTGTTCCCACCGGCGTTACCGCGAAGCCGACCCCGAGCGGCCCCTGACCACCGATCGGGTGCAGGATCTGGAGTTGGAGATCTTGGCCCCTGCGCCCGAGGCCGTGGCGGGGCCCCAACAGCCCGCGGCCAAGATGGCGCCCGGGATCCGGCCCGGTGGGTCCAAGGAGCGCACGATGCGCCTGTTGGGCTCGGACCTGAGTCGGGGGTGGAGTCCGATCGAGGTCGCTCGGGCGTTGGATTATCCGCATTATCGGAGTCTGGCCACGCAGATGGGGGTGTGGGTCCAGGAGGGGTTCCTGCAACGGACCGCGCATGGCCGATACACCCTGGCTCTGCGGTGGGCGGGGGTGGAGTTGACAGCCCAGCGCGTTCCTTAACTAAACGGCCTTGTCCTCGCTTCGCTGCGGGCGCTCCACCTTGACCCGCTTCGCTACGACGGCGGTTGGCGGCTATCGGGAAACGGGAGAGGAGTGGTCGGGGCCCAACCCCAACTACCTCGGCCTTCGGCCGGTGCCTTCCCCAGCCCGGAGCGGAACGGGTCACGTGTCACGGCCGGTCAAGGCGGGCAACGAAAAGCGGCAACGAAGGCGGGAGCACCCCCAGGCCCCGAGCACAGTTTCGGCCCCTTTTCCGAAGATGATCTTGCTACCAGAAGCAAGTTCAGCGCCGAACTTGCTTCTGGTAGCAAGATCACCGGGGATGAGGGGGTTTCGGAAGCAGCGGACCGCCTCAGGCGCGGGTTACGGACACCCTGGCTTCCCCAGGGCCAACACCACAGCGCTGAACCCCAGCCTCGCCGCCGCTTGTCCGATGGCACGCATGACCGGCCGCGACACGCGACCCGATCCGCGCAGAGCTGGGGAGCCTGTCGCCCTCGCTGCCGCTTTTCCGTCCGGGCGAGTGACCGGCCGCGACACGCGAACCGATCCGCGCAGGCCTGGGGAGGGCTCCGGCCGAAGGCCGCGTAGTTGCCGTTGGTAGTTGCTGTTGGGGCCCTTTGGGGGACCGTCTGCCACCCCGACCACACCTCCCCCGTTTCCCGATAGCCGCCAACCGCCGTCGTAGCGAAGCGGGTCAAGGTGGAGCGCCCGCAGCGAAGCGAGGACGAACGACCTTGACGCGCGCAGCGCAGACGGCCACACTCACGCGGCGGGAAACGGGGGAACCCCGCACCCGAACCGGAACCCGCACCCGCACCCACCAAACAGAGCCAGGCAGGGACCAGCCGCTGTGTGGGGAGCGCCGTGCCCCGGAGCCAGGTGGGTTCCGGGATGCTGCTGATCAGGTGGGTTCGGGGATGTTGGTGATCAGGGCGGCCAGGCCCTCGGCGTCCAGCAGGTCGGCGGGCCGCACGGTCTCACCGGCCCGCACGTAGTGGAAGGCCGCCCGGACCTCCTCCAGCTCCACCCCGGCAAGATCGGCCCAGGCCAGCCGGTAGGCAGCCAGCTGTACGCTCACCGCTCTCCGTTCGACGTTGTTCCCCGGCGGTCGGCCGGTCTTCCAGTCGACGACGTCGTAGCGGCCGGTTTCCGCGTCATGGAACACCGCGTCCATGCGGCCCCGGATCAGCCGGTCACCGATGACGGTCTCGAAGGGCACCTCCACCTCGGTCGGGATACGCGGCCCCCACTCGCTCTCCTCGAACCTCCGCTGGAGCTCGGCGAGATCCTCGTCCTCGCCCGCCGTCTCGTCTGCGGCCCCGGGCAACTCGTCCAACAGCGTGGCGTTCTGACCGAAGCGCTGCTCCAGCCAGGTGTGGAAGGCCGTACCGCGCCTGGTGTGCGGCGCGGGCGGGCGGGGCAGGGGGCGACGGATCTGACGGGCCAGCGCCGAGGGGTCCCGGGCCAGCCAGACCATCGAGGACACCGACAGGTGATCGGGCAGCTCCACCTGGACGGGGCCTTCCCCCGGACCGGTGGTGGCGCGGTCGCGGTGGGCCAGCAGCAGCTCGGTGTCGCGTTCCCAGCCCTGGAGCCTGCGGCGTAGCCCCTCCGGGGTCTTCCTGGGCCCAGCGGGTCTGCCCTCGCGGATACGGGCCCGGGCGTTCTCGACCAGGTCGGCTCCGGCCAGGATCTGGGCGCGGCGGGAGTCCTCCGCCGGCGCGGGCAGCGCTGGGGCGGGTCCGGACTCCGGTGCGGGAACGGGCTCGTATTCGGGCACAGGCGGCACGTCGTCGAACTCGGGGTCGAACTCCGGCTCGTACTCGAAGTCCGGTTCGGGGCCGAACTCGAAGTCGGGCACGGGGTCGGACACGACCGGTACAGACGAAGGCGCGCCCGCCTCCGCATCCGCCTCCGCCCGCAGGTCCTGGGGCGGCCACACCGCCGAGGACTCCTCCTCGTCGTGCGGGTTGGTGTCCTCGGGGTCCGGCGGCGGGTCCCAGCGCACGACGGAGCCCGCGCCCCGCTCGCAGGCGGCGCGGATCTCCTCCAGGAACTCCGAGGGGCCGCGCGGGGTGCTGCCGGTCCGGCCCCACCAGTGTCCGGTGCACACCAGGGCGTAGGAGGCGCGGGTGACCGCCACGTACGCCAGGCGACGCTCCTCCATCAGGTGGCGGGCTTCCTCGGCCTCCTTGAAGGCCGCGATGTCGTCCTTCTCCACCCCGCGCAGAGCGGGCAGGCTGGAGCGGTCACCGCGCAGCGGGTACGGGAGCAGGTAGTCGGCCTTCACCCAGGCCAGGGAGTCACGGGCCTTGGCCGGGAACAGCGGGGCCCGCTTGCCCGAGCTCACCCCCGGCAGGATCACCACCGGCCACTCCAGGCCCTTGGCGCCGTGCATGGTCATCAGCTTCACGCTGTCCGAACCGCCGACCCGCTCCCCCGGGCTGAGCGCGCTCTCGTTCTCCTCGGCGGCGTTGAGGTAGCCCAGGAAGCTCCCCAGGGTGGGGTCCTCGGTGTTGCCCACGAACCGCACGGCGTGGT
This DNA window, taken from Nocardiopsis exhalans, encodes the following:
- a CDS encoding ATP-binding protein is translated as MPTFAPELARSEVTVPLASFIKPFHAHYFSGNADQLHFRKRQHSFPGIANLLPLVRMFLSTCAADQSTDYRYLFTLLGAELANNAVAHSRSSEFGASYTLVVERAGDGMLLTCRDQGSLRPIPRGPLTPCPGGLDLDLESGRGLAMVNALSTRWGDNGHPEYRSVWFFLAYDLSESRWNSL
- a CDS encoding helix-turn-helix domain-containing protein; translation: MTQKSPNIRRRRLGHVLRGLREEAGLTLDAAAKGAGVPRSTLGRMETAEARRLRHTDLDALADFYEVDPETRGGMHGLAREAKEPGWWSKYKDVFGERALPDWEAEAAAIRTFQPQLIPGLFQTPSYAAAIFRGGRATADENIERLVEARVNRQQILNRVHPPRMTAVIDEAALHRLVGGREVMKEQLEHLGHLAVRHNIDVQVLPYTAGEHLGMEGAFTILEFPEPRDTPITFVETATTGLALETPEELDAYNVAFSNVQGVALSTSLSAKFIDDAVKALEKQT
- a CDS encoding DUF397 domain-containing protein — translated: MSHRLEFRKSSYSGRGQDCVEVAQIPTTFRKSTHSGHAQNCVEVGSLPCGAALRDSKHPDAGHLPFPKSEWASFLTIALK
- a CDS encoding IS4 family transposase, yielding MPDQYATTSHTHTHTHTITVAAGIYAPGHLGELTRYLPFDLIDAVLEHTRTQQQRLRALPSRVGVYFVLALNLFPHLGYARVWDTLVAGLQSLPLPRPSQAALVHLRRRLGPTPFKTLFQTLAAPLAQPTTPGTRYRHWRTVAFDACHSIKAPDSARNLTWLRKICYQQGTEGYPRLQITALCETGTRSLLGATLTRAPSGEPDQARTLLDRLTPQMLVLADQAYQGNTFLGEVADTGAQLLIRLREHRRPRVETLLPDGSYLTHLDGLKLRIVQARITATTQDGTQVRGVYRLATTLLDHRTDPARQLLALYHERWEVESAFYSLRHTLLHRRVLRSQDPAGLEQEVWALLVLYQALRMPMVEAVESRPGTHADRAPFTTALNTARCQVITAQQVLPDQDAPGRGGGIVQAVRENLLPARRARISARKLKCSHRRYREADPERPLTTDRVQDLELEILAPAPEAVAGPQQPAAKMAPGIRPGGSKERTMRLLGSDLSRGWSPIEVARALDYPHYRSLATQMGVWVQEGFLQRTAHGRYTLALRWAGVELTAQRVP